GCTTGCGTGCCAACCAGGCCGCGCTCTCGATCGTCTCCTCGAACGTCGCAAATTCGCAGACGCCGGGTTACGTCGTCCAGACGCCGAACCAGATCGAGGTCACCACCGGCGACTTCGGCTCGACGGCGATGACCACCGGTGTCAGCCGTGAGCTCGACAGCTACGTGCTGAACCAGCTGCGCACCGAGACCGGTGGCAGTGGCTACGCCGACCAGATGGCCAACATCCTGAAGCAGCTTCAGAATGTCTATGGCACGCCCGGCAATTCCGGCACGCTCGAAACCGCGCTGAACAATTTCACCACCGCGCTCCAGGCGCTGTCGACCAGTTCGGGCGCATCATCGGCGCAGACCGTCGCGCTCGGCGCGGCGCAGGCGCTGGCGCAGCAGCTCAACGTCACCACCAAGGGCATCCAGTCGCTGCGCTCCAACGTCGAGCAGGATCTCGGCACCTCGGCGCAAGCCGCCAATGCGGCGATGAAGCAGATCGCCGACATCAACACCAAGCTCCAGGGCCTGTCGGCAAACGATCCCTCGGCAGCCACGCTGATGGACCAGCGCGACCAGGCCATCAACACGCTGTCGAAATATGTCGACGTCCGCGTCACCACCGACGGTTCGAACCAGACCAACATCTACACCACGACCGGCATTCAGCTCGTCGGCGCCGGGCTTGCCTCGGAATTCTCCTTTGCGTCCGCCGGCACGCTGTCGGCGACCTCGCTTTACAACATCGATCCGGCCAAGTCCGGCGTCGGCGCGTTCAACATCAAGCTTCCGAACGGCTCGCAGGTTGACGTCGTCGCCAACAACGTCGTGTCGTCCGGCCAGATCGCGGCTGACCTGAAGCTGCGCGACCAGACGCTGGTGCAGGCGCAGAACCAGATCGACCAGCTCGCCGCCACGATGTCGAGTGCGCTGTCCGACAAGACCACGGCCGGCAGCACGGTCTCCGGCCCGCCGGCCGGGTTCGATCTCGACCTCGCCGGCGCGGCACCGGGCAACAGCATCAACATCACGTACACGGATACGACCACCAACACGCAGCGCCAGATCACGCTGGTCAACGTGACCGATCCGGCGGCGCTGCCGCTCCAGAACGCCACCAATGCCAACCCGATGCAAATCGGCATCAACTTCGCCGGCGGCATGGGAGCGATCGCATCTGCGCTCAATACCGCGCTATCAGGCACGCATCTGTCGTTCTCCGCCGCGCCGTCGCCGGCGACGGCTACGACGCTGCGGGTAACCGACGACAACACCGGCCTCACCAAGGTCAATTCGTCCTCGATCACCAAGACGATCTCGTCGCTGACCTCGGGCAATCCGCAGCTGCCGCTGTTCACCGATGGCGGGCAGGCGCTCTACACCGGTGCAATCACGGCATCGGGCTCGCAAATGACCGGCCTTGCCGGGCGCATCGCCGTGAACACGCAGCTGGTGTCCGATCCGACCCGGCTGTCGGTCTACAACACCTCGCCGGTGACCCCCGCGGGCGACACCACGCGTTCGGACTATCTCTATTCGCAGCTCACGACGGCGGTGTTCTCCTATTCTCCGCAGAGCGGCCTCGGCTCTGCGAGCCAGCCCTTCACCGGCAGCGTTTCGAACTACCTCCAGCAGTTCCTGAGTGTGCAGGCCAATTCGGCGACCCAGGCGACCCAGCTCCAGCAGGGCCAGAGCGTCGTGGTCTCCACGCTCCAGGCCAAGTTCAACTCGACCTCCAGCGTCAACCTGGACTCGGAGATGTCGAACCTGATCCAGCTTCAGAATGCTTATGCCGCCAACGCCCACGTCATGTCGGTCGTGCAGAGCATGATGAACACGTTGCTCCAGGCTCAAGGGTAAAAAGTAACAGGGCTCTGAAAGATGTCGATCAGCAGCATCAACTACTCCTCATCGGTTCTCGGCTACCAAATCCGCAACATCAATCAGCAGCTCACCGACCTGTCGACGCAGCTATCGACCGGCAAGCTGTCGCAGAACTATTCGGGCATGGGCACCAACGAAGGCTTTGCGATCGCCGGGCGCGCGCAGCTTTCGAACATCGCCGCCTATACCGACACGATCACCAACGTGAACGTGAACGTCAACCTCGCCAACACTGCGCTGCAGTCGCTGACCACGATCCGCAACACGGTGCAGACCGGCTCCGCCAGCACTGCGCAGGACCTCAACGTCAACGGCCAGACCGTCGCGCAGAACACTGCCGCGGCGCAGTTCGGCTCGATGGTCGGTGTTCTCAACACGCAGTCGGGTAACCGCTATCTGTTCTCCGGCACGGCCGTCAACACCCAGTCGGTTGCGGATGCCGGCGACATCATCAACGGCACCACGACGCAGGCGGGGTTCAAGACCGTCATGGCGGAGCGTCAGGCCGCCGATCTCGGCGCCAACGGCATGGGTCGGCTGGTGCAGACGCAGCCGACGCCGAGCTCGATAAACGTGTCGGAGGACGTCGCGGGATCGCCGTTCGGCCTGAAGATCGCCGCGGTGTCCTCGACCCTGACGGGCGCGACCGTCACCGGCCCGAGCGGCTCGCCGGTGTCGTTCTCGGTCGATCTCAACGGCGTCAACCCGAACAACGGCGACAAGCTGAGCGTCCAGTTCACCCTCCCGGACGGCACGACCGAGCAGATCGACCTGACCGCCTCGACGGCGACGCCGACGCCGCTCGGCAGTTTCGCGATCGATGCGAGCACGCCTGTCAACCCGAACAATACGGCCGCGAACCTCAACACCGCGCTGAACACCGCGATCGCGAAGCTCGCCAACACCTCGCTGGTGGCGGCATCCGCGGTCGTCGCCGGCGACAACTTCTTCAACACCGCGAGTTCGGCGATCGGCACGCCTGTCAACAACCAGGCGGCGCCGCCGGCGCCCATAACCGGCGCGACGGCACTGTCCGGTGCGAGCCCCTCGGACTCGATCTCGCCGGGCTTCGTCGCCGGCGACACCATCACCATCAACGGCACCACGTTGACCTTCGTCAGCTCCGGCGCGACCGGCAACCAGCTCAACGTCACCGACAGCATCCAGACGCTGATGAGCAAGATCGACGCGATCACGGGGACGTCGAAACCCTCGACGGTCCATGGCGGTTCGATCACGATCAACACCGACGATGCGGCGAGCCTCAACATCACGAGCTCGAACACGGGGGCGCTGAGCTCGCTCGGCTTCAGCTCGACGCCGGTGACCGCCACGCAGCCGCCGCTACGCGTCGGCTCGTCGCCGGCGAGCTCGGCCACCACGCTGGTGAACGGCTCGGCCACGACGGTGAAGTGGTATTTGGGCAATGACGGGCCGGGCTCGCCGCGCTCCACCGCGATGGCGCGAGTCGACGATTCCGTCACGGTGCAATATGGCGCGCAGGCCAACGAGGACGCGATCCGCCAGGAGCTGCAGGCGGTCGCCGTGTTCGGGACGTTCTCGACCTCGCCGACCGGGCAGTATTCGGGCGGGCAGGTCTCGGCGCTGAGCTTGCGGGTGACGCAAGCGCTGACGAAGCAGCCCGGCCAGCAGCGCCTCGAGGACATCCAGACCGACCTCGCGATGGCCCAGAACACGATGAAGGACGCGAGCACGCGCCAGACCCAGGCCAAGGCGCAGGTCCAGTCCATCATCGACCAGGCGGAATCGGCCTCGCCGGACCAAGTCGCGAGCGAGATCCTGGCGCTCCAGAACGCGCTCCAGGCCTCCTACCAGGTGACCTCGAACCTGGCGCAGCTCTCGCTCGTCAAGTTCCTGTAAGGAGGCGTTAAGGCGCCGTTAACCATGCCTCTTTACTTCTTGGTGAGGATTGGAGCGGGGCGGAGCTGCCGATGTCGGACAAGATGCAACTGGTGGTGGCAACGCCATGCTTCGGCGGGAATGTGTCGAGCATCTATGCGAGCTCGATCTTCGCGCTCCAGCGCGCCGTGCACGACATGTCCAATCTCGAGCTCAAGGTGCACCTGCGCGACGGCGATGCGCTGATCACGCGCGCGCGGGCCAATTTGGTCGCGCTGTTCCTGGACGATCCCAAGGCGACGCATTTCCTGTTCATCGATGCCGACATCGGCTTCAAGCCGGAGCAGGTGTTCCGGCTGATCGAATGCGGCGCCGACGTCGTCGCCGGCTGCTATCCGATCAAGCGGGTTAACTGGGACAAGGCCGCGCGTGCCATCCAGTCAGGTCGGGCCGACGTGCCGGCCGCTTCGCTCGACTACGTGCTCGAGATCGAGGATCCCGACCGCATCGTGGTCGTCAACGGTTTTACCCGCGTGCGTTATGCGGGCACGGGTTTCCTGATGATCCGGCGCCACGTGCTGGAAGCAATGTGCCGCCACCCGAACTATGCGGCTCTGCAATTCTTCCGCGAGCATTCGCACGATACGCTGGCGGCGAGCCAGAACCGGTTCGCGCTGTTCGAATGCATGATCGATCCGACGACCGGCACCTATCTTTCCGAGGACTTCGCCTTCTGCAAGCGTTGGACCGACATCGGTGGCGAGATCTGGGCCGATATCCAGAGCTCGCTCGATCACGTCGGACCGTCGGTGTTCCACGGCGACATCGCCTCGCAATTCGCGCCCGCAGCGGCGGCGGCCGATGCGGCGTGAGCCTTCCGGGATGAGCGCCGGCGCATCCCGTCTGTCAGAACCGGAACGCGCATCCGACGCGGGCTCGCGTTACCGACTGCGCGATCTCTTCACGCCGCTCGACACGTTGCTCGTTTCCGGTGGAGATCCGCGGCTGGCGCTCGACGCCAGGGATCGCGTCAACGCCTATGGCTGCGCGGCCTCGCCGGAGCCGGAGCTCTGGAATTTCGCGTCCTCGACCGCGTCGACGATCTCGCAGGCGGCCTATGACCGCGCCGCGCTGGCGCGCGAAGAGCTGATGCACAAGTGCCTGTTCGACGAGGTCGAGATCGCCTTCGATGCGCGCTGCGAGGACATGCGCGACGAGCTGCGCAGCCATTTCCAGCTCTCGCCGCGGGTCGATGTCGTGTTCTCGCCGTCCGGCACGGATTCCCAGCTCCACGCCCTGTTCGTAGCGCGCGCGATGCTCGGCGCGCCGCCGGTGACGATCGTGGTCGGCGCGGATCAGACCGGCAGCGGGACAACCCATACCGCGCGCGGACATCATTTCAGCTCCAGGACGGCGGCCGGCTTTGCGGTCCGCAAGGACGGTGCGGTTGCGGGGCTGGCCGGCGCCAGCATCGCGCTGCCATTGCGCGAGGCGGGGCCGGGCGTCGCGATGCACACGGACGCAGATGCCGCGGTGCTGCGCGCGATCGAGGCCACGATCGCCCAAGGAGCGCCGGTGCTGCTCCAGATCATGGATGCGTCGAAGCTCGGTTGGCGCGCACCGAGCGCTGCCTGCCTCGACGAGATCGCGCGGCGCTGGCCGCGCAAGGTTCAAATTGTCGTCGACGCCTGCCAGGCCCGGCTCGGCCGCCGCCGGCTGCGCTCCTATCTCGACCGCGGTTACCTGGTGCTGATCACCGGCTCGAAATTCTTCGGCGGACCGGCGTTCAGCGGTGCGCTGCTGGTGCCGAAAGGCTTTTCGCGGTCGCTCGACCGGGTCGAAGCGATCGCGCCGGGCTTCTTCGATTATGCCGGCCGTTGCGACTGGCCGATGGCCTGGACGGCACTGCGTTTGCGCTTCGAGCGCCGGCCGAATTTCGGCCAATGGCTGCGCTGGGAGGCCGCGCTGGCGGAGATCGGCAGCTACTATGCGGTGCCGGCTGCATTTCGCGCCAAGGCGCTGGCCGAGTTCGCTGCCGGCATCGACAGCATGATCGCGTTGTCGCCATTGCTTCGTCTTGTCCCGACCGGGATAGAGAAGATCGGCGTGGACGACGAGGAGTTCACGCAACGTACGATCTTTCCGTTCATGCTGCTGCGCGACGGCAAACCGATTTCGATTGCAGAGACCGGTGCCGTGCATCAGGCGCTGGCGCGTGACATGAACGAGGAGATCGGCGGCAGTGCCGCGGACCGGAAGGTCGCCGCGCAGCGTTGTCTGATCGGTCAACCGGTCCGGCTGGAACGGCAGGACGAGGCCCCACTGGCCCTGTTGCGCCTTTGCGTCGGCGCGCGGCTCGTGACCGAGGTCTGGTCACCGGACATGGCGCAGGCGCAACGCAATGTGCAGCACGTTCTCGATCGCATCGCCCACGTCCTGGTGAAGATCGAGTTGCTGCTTGATGGTGGCGTAGGTGCGGCCGCGCCGATGAAGTCCGCGTTCGAGGTGTGAGATGCAGCATCAGGTTTCCGTGGCCAACTATGCCGATCGCATCGGCTTTGCACAGTTGACGCGCCGGGCCTTCGAAGGCGTCGATTTGCAGCCGTTGCGCGACCAACTCGTCGTCCGGATCACGGAAGGGACGGCGCAGGCGGGCGAAGGTCTGGACCTGTCGCTGATCGTCCAGCTCCTTGGCGACAAGGATGCGGGGCTTGCGATCCAGTCGGAAGTGCTGACCTTCCATCAGTTGTTTCGCACGCCCAGCGCTGCGTCGAAGCCGGGCTTGCGCCTGCTCGCGCTTGCCGCCGACATCGACATGGGTGGCAACACGCCGATCGATTTCCTGCTCGAAGGCTCCGACATCGAGCTGTTGACGCTCTACGTGGTCAAGGGCGTCGGTCTGCCGGAGAACTTGCCCGAGCACGACGTCGCCATCGTGGTTGCGTCCGATTCCGAGGAATGCCGCGAAGCGCTCGCGTTGATCGAAAAGGCCGCGCCACGCTGGCCGCGGCCGCTGCTCAATCGCCCCGACCTGATCGGCAACCTCGATCGCGACAAGCTGTATCGGCTGCTGACCGGTGTGCCCGGCCTCGACATTCCCGCGACCGTCCACGCCACGCGCGCGCAATTGTCGGATCTCGCGCATGGGCGGATCGCCTGCGGGGACATCGCGGGCGAATTGCATTTTCCGATGATCGCGCGACCGCGCGGCTCGCATGCCGGCGTCGGGCTCGCGAAGCTCGACGATGCGGCGGCGCTCGATGCCTATCTCGCCGAACGGAAAGAGCAGGACTTCTTCGTCGCGCGCTTCGTCGACTATGTCAGCCCCGACGGGCTCTACCGCAAATATCGTCTCGCCATGGTCGACGGCAAACCTTATGCCTGCCACATGGCGATCGCCGATCGCTGGGACATCTGGTATCTCAACGCCTACATGGCGTTCAGCGAGGAGAAGCGGGCCGAGGAGGCCGTCTTCATGCTCGACTTCGACCACGCCTTCGCGGCGCGCCACAAGAGCGCGCTCGAAGAGATGAGCAGGCGCGTCGGCCTCGACTATTTCATCGTCGATTGCGCCGAGAACCAGAACCGCGAGCTCCTGGTGTTCGAAGCAGACAACACCGCCGTCGTGCACAACATGGATTCGCCGGTCGTGTTTCCGTACAAGCCGCCACAGATGCGCAAGATATTTGCGGCGTTCACGGCGATGCTGTCGCGGCATGCACGAGAGGGCGAGGGAAGCGCAACATGAACGAGATCATCCGCAACACGCAAAACTCCGTCACTCACACCTCACTCGATCCGCAGGACTGGAGCGAGTTGCGTGCGCTGGCTCATCGCATGCTTGACGATGCGATTGACGGCATCGCCAACGTTCGTGCGCGTCCGGTCTGGCAGCCGATTCCCGATGCGACCCGTGCGGCGCTGAAGGCCGACGTGCCGCGCGAGGCAAACGATCTCGCCGACGTTTATCGCGAATTCAGCGAGCATGTCGCACCCTATG
This genomic stretch from Bradyrhizobium sp. CCGB12 harbors:
- the flgK gene encoding flagellar hook-associated protein FlgK, with the protein product MGLSSALASAMSGLRANQAALSIVSSNVANSQTPGYVVQTPNQIEVTTGDFGSTAMTTGVSRELDSYVLNQLRTETGGSGYADQMANILKQLQNVYGTPGNSGTLETALNNFTTALQALSTSSGASSAQTVALGAAQALAQQLNVTTKGIQSLRSNVEQDLGTSAQAANAAMKQIADINTKLQGLSANDPSAATLMDQRDQAINTLSKYVDVRVTTDGSNQTNIYTTTGIQLVGAGLASEFSFASAGTLSATSLYNIDPAKSGVGAFNIKLPNGSQVDVVANNVVSSGQIAADLKLRDQTLVQAQNQIDQLAATMSSALSDKTTAGSTVSGPPAGFDLDLAGAAPGNSINITYTDTTTNTQRQITLVNVTDPAALPLQNATNANPMQIGINFAGGMGAIASALNTALSGTHLSFSAAPSPATATTLRVTDDNTGLTKVNSSSITKTISSLTSGNPQLPLFTDGGQALYTGAITASGSQMTGLAGRIAVNTQLVSDPTRLSVYNTSPVTPAGDTTRSDYLYSQLTTAVFSYSPQSGLGSASQPFTGSVSNYLQQFLSVQANSATQATQLQQGQSVVVSTLQAKFNSTSSVNLDSEMSNLIQLQNAYAANAHVMSVVQSMMNTLLQAQG
- a CDS encoding flagellar protein; the encoded protein is MSISSINYSSSVLGYQIRNINQQLTDLSTQLSTGKLSQNYSGMGTNEGFAIAGRAQLSNIAAYTDTITNVNVNVNLANTALQSLTTIRNTVQTGSASTAQDLNVNGQTVAQNTAAAQFGSMVGVLNTQSGNRYLFSGTAVNTQSVADAGDIINGTTTQAGFKTVMAERQAADLGANGMGRLVQTQPTPSSINVSEDVAGSPFGLKIAAVSSTLTGATVTGPSGSPVSFSVDLNGVNPNNGDKLSVQFTLPDGTTEQIDLTASTATPTPLGSFAIDASTPVNPNNTAANLNTALNTAIAKLANTSLVAASAVVAGDNFFNTASSAIGTPVNNQAAPPAPITGATALSGASPSDSISPGFVAGDTITINGTTLTFVSSGATGNQLNVTDSIQTLMSKIDAITGTSKPSTVHGGSITINTDDAASLNITSSNTGALSSLGFSSTPVTATQPPLRVGSSPASSATTLVNGSATTVKWYLGNDGPGSPRSTAMARVDDSVTVQYGAQANEDAIRQELQAVAVFGTFSTSPTGQYSGGQVSALSLRVTQALTKQPGQQRLEDIQTDLAMAQNTMKDASTRQTQAKAQVQSIIDQAESASPDQVASEILALQNALQASYQVTSNLAQLSLVKFL